Proteins from a single region of Streptomyces vinaceus:
- a CDS encoding GNAT family N-acetyltransferase — MTTTFPDVTISTDRLVLRPFDGEDVNALAEMMNDEHVTAWTSAPHPYTRADAHAWATAHSHAERTEGRGIVFAVAEFLTQRLVGIVHLKNTNWRTRSTEVGYVTAPWARGEGYASESVLAVAQWLFHDQRFERLELRTAADNTASQQVAQKIGCISEGVLRNAWMVRTQTPDGSWTETRTDLIVWSLLPEDIEDMDESDGYNGHDDYGYGRGAQAGAGGYAVGADWS, encoded by the coding sequence ATGACTACCACCTTCCCGGACGTCACCATCAGCACGGACCGGCTGGTGCTGCGCCCCTTCGACGGGGAGGACGTCAACGCGCTCGCCGAGATGATGAACGACGAGCACGTCACCGCCTGGACCTCCGCGCCGCACCCCTACACCCGCGCCGACGCCCACGCCTGGGCCACCGCGCACTCCCACGCGGAGCGCACCGAGGGCAGAGGCATCGTTTTTGCCGTCGCCGAATTCCTCACCCAGCGCCTCGTCGGCATCGTGCACCTCAAGAACACCAACTGGCGTACCCGCAGCACCGAGGTGGGCTACGTGACCGCCCCCTGGGCCCGCGGCGAGGGCTACGCCAGCGAGTCCGTACTCGCCGTCGCCCAGTGGCTCTTCCACGACCAGCGCTTCGAACGCCTCGAACTGCGCACCGCCGCCGACAACACCGCCTCCCAGCAGGTCGCCCAGAAGATCGGCTGCATCAGCGAGGGCGTCCTGCGCAACGCGTGGATGGTGCGCACCCAGACGCCCGACGGCTCCTGGACGGAAACCCGTACCGACCTCATCGTCTGGAGCCTGCTCCCCGAGGACATCGAGGACATGGACGAGTCGGACGGCTACAACGGCCACGACGACTACGGATACGGACGCGGCGCCCAGGCGGGCGCCGGCGGCTACGCCGTGGGCGCCGACTGGAGCTGA